A part of Antechinus flavipes isolate AdamAnt ecotype Samford, QLD, Australia chromosome 6, AdamAnt_v2, whole genome shotgun sequence genomic DNA contains:
- the TNKS1BP1 gene encoding LOW QUALITY PROTEIN: 182 kDa tankyrase-1-binding protein (The sequence of the model RefSeq protein was modified relative to this genomic sequence to represent the inferred CDS: inserted 1 base in 1 codon) yields MSLSALRESSPMASQPPQEMEEELLPAGPEPGDSRAKPPVKPKPEPRTLPAKPALPAKPSLLXPVGPRPPRGPLAELPSARKMNMLAGPQPYGGSKRPLAFSPRPAADAPSAGAGPREASKDEGPLATPSPRGSVTAGVRKAPAPFRPLSDRFSTSTVEEILAKMEQPRKEGPSSPERLWGSRLTFSQDGSSHYGPRAYGPAQSPAEEETQTRSISRDPSQEEQAKLGEGQQEEGRSPSGQRPAEPQALRPGASSWMREERLVSSDLASNGELADAASPPELSKSSAHPCVVPPVPPGSGPRDPSPSPLGAPGSQDPAPSAEGPSVSQSPALPTEKSPEPLKSFSPSCTSGEAPGSPRAVLSPEKTSTPPEAPGSPGPEHSQVTPPQIPPSGGQFLEHSRTFPVEQKEEGRESSLRLPHLEQRRFSEGVLRPPNQEQKKLGGSLAALPQGQGEGGGLEQPFGSGTESNWSLSQSFEWTFPTRPSGLGVWRLESPPPSPITEADDSGLSEGEGEGADGDRSARPARPASWAQSESVPQKVPRKQRGDGRNPASSGPPSDLQPKGCASPRPSLLQAEEVAGTEEPLARLETPLPPTPEEEAALPILEPVREQEPPLPPAQPCILFADAPGPEQATPSQEDAPDLAKAETRLTRPEGGDLEVRGSSPEMRAPENDAGWLDKLLASPPPSANGARKTTLPEQSETQLPSASPEGLLGWAQKDLKSEFGIGVDSHPSTFSPSSTWAREGTGGYGLGGSASSERDWAIDDGCIGATQSHREWSSTYGIGQPGVQEDFDTSGGNRSGECVLGGDVMTKEYGKADQLGTYSSQAADLQDREFGKRDSLGIYTNQAADLQDREFGKRDSLGIYTNQAADLQDREFGKRDSLGTYSSQAADLQDREFGKRDSLGSYSNQAAELQDREFGKRDSLGTYSSQAAELQDREFGKRDSLGTYSNQAVELQDREFGKRDSLGTYSSQAAELQDREFGKRDSLGIYTNQDAELQDREFGKRDSLGTYSNQAVELQDREFGKRDSLGIYTNQDAELQDREFGKRDSLGTYSNQAVELQDREFGKRDSLGTYSSQAAELQDWEFGKRDSLGTYNSQAVELQDREFGKRDPVGAYSSQAVELQDQEFGKRDSLGTYSIQDADLHAREFEKSNWMSEYGGGSKRAADCLERAFGETELSGVFSMGHSQQQDKEFGKKDQNASSSSGEMLEKEPEGSCGPNTSNLQDQELGEGDLSSWPKINDSHHQGELGKKDQAGTYRSNDVTRQSREFGEKDWPSQFGQQDMSRSEREFGLGRRDWTSDFRIEGTDKSDQFGIIGTDRGNCSGLGILSDSEKMGGANFVSSGKMRMGQTQWTDDLGLRNLDVSGCMESEGSREAREHGVGQTDWSSDLGLRNMNVPSGLGNGGPGESRELGVGQKDWTPDLGLRNIDVSGVLQSAGPSEARECGVGQMDWVHGLGLRTVEAADDAKPGEPLVSREHGVGQADWTADLELRSSDLGPGGSLRERGVGQMDWAHDLGLRNMDLSDPLQSGASAEARECGVGQMDWQNDLGLRNADLSGGLREHGVGQVDWSQEADLAGPTLSSGLEAGEPSEARELGVGEVSQPGVSDYGGDCSRPSQSGASDVGMDSRETTISGTSSSGCLARSPPSGSQGLLQDMLATSNSRASAGREKAASGPRGQPEEDEEQTVADDDEEEEPELRRDPLPSCRPQPDGEASRTEEVDGGWGSRGDGPAAPSLLPGPPSNLSSQDFSFIEDTEVLDSAMYRSRANLGRKRGHRAPAIRPGGTLGLSEADTDSWIFQDSTEPRASRVPSSDDEVVEEPQSRRTRMSLGTKGLKVNLFPGLSPSALKAKLRPRNRSAEEGEQVESKSAQKESAVQRSKSCKVPGLGKPLALPPKPEKSSGSEGSSPNWLQALKLKKKRV; encoded by the exons ATGAGTTTATCCGCTCTCAGGGAAAGCTCCCCCATGGCTTCCCAGCCCCCCCAAGAGATGGAGGAGGAGCTGCTGCCGGCTGGCCCGGAGCCAG GGGACTCGCGGGCCAAGCCCCCCGTCAAGCCCAAGCCGGAGCCCCGGACGCTGCCAGCCAAGCCGGCTCTGCCCGCCAAACCCAGCCTCT GTCCAGTGGGGCCACGGCCCCCCCGGGGTCCCTTGGCCGAGCTACCTTCTGCCAGGAAAATGAACATGCTGGCAGGACCCCAGCCCTACGGTGGCAGCAAGCGCCCCTTGGCCTTCTCTCCTCGGCCGGCCGCCGACGCGCCGTCTGCCGGGGCCGGCCCTCGGGAGGCCAGCAAGGACGAGGGGCCTCTCGCCACCCCCTCGCCCCGAGGCTCCGTCACCGCAGGGGTCCGAAAGGCTCCCGCTCCTTTCCGCCCCTTGTCCGACCGATTCTCTACCAGCACTGTGGAAGAGATCTTGGCCAAGATGGAGCAGCCCCGGAAAGAGGGCCCCTCCAGTCCTGAGCGGCTCTGGGGCTCCCGCCTCACCTTCAGCCAGGACGGCAGCTCCCACTACGGCCCGAGGGCCTATGGTCCGGCTCAGAGCCCCGCGGAGGAGGAGACGCAGACCCGGAGCATCTCCAGGGACCCGTCCCAGGAGGAGCAGGCGAAGCTTGGGGAGGGGCAGCAAGAGGAAGGCCGGAGTCCATCTGGACAGCGCCCTGCAGAACCCCAAGCGCTCCGGCCTGGAGCTTCTAGCTGGATGCGGGAGGAGAG gCTCGTCTCCTCCGACCTGGCATCCAACGGAGAGCTGGCAGATGCAGCGTCCCCCCCCGAA CTCTCCAAGTCTTCGGCCCATCCGTGTGTTGTTCCTCCAGTCCCGCCGGGTTCCGGGCCTCGTGATCCCTCCCCTAGCCCTTTGGGGGCTCCAGGATCACAGGACCCGGCCCCTTCTGCTGAGGGACCTTCTGTGTCCCAGAGCCCAGCCCTCCCCACAGAGAAGTCACCGGAACCCCTAAAATCATTCAGCCCATCCTGCACCTCCGGGGAAGCCCCTGGGTCTCCCAGAGCAGTCCTCTCCCCCGAGAAGACTTCCACCCCGCCAGAGGCCCCAGGGTCCCCCGGGCCAGAGCATTCCCAGGTTACCCCTCCCCAGATTCCTCCTTCAGGGGGCCAGTTTTTGGAGCACTCTAGAACATTTCCCGTGGAGCAAAAGGAGGAGGGCAGAGAGTCAAGCCTCCGGCTCCCCCACCTGGAACAGCGGCGTTTCTCAGAAGGTGTGCTAAGGCCCCCCAACCAAGAGCAGAAGAAACTAGGGGGGTCGCTGGCTGCCTTGCCTCAGGGCCAGGGAGAAGGAGGTGGCTTGGAGCAGCCCTTTGGGAGTGGGACAGAGTCCAACTGGAGCTTGTCACAGTCCTTCGAATGGACCTTCCCCACTCGGCCTTCGGGCCTGGGCGTGTGGCGGCTCGAGTCCCCGCCACCCTCCCCCATCACCGAAGCCGACGACTCGGGGCTCtctgagggagagggggaaggggctGATGGCGATCGGAGCGCCAGGCCGGCGAGGCCCGCCTCCTGGGCCCAGAGCGAGAGCGTTCCCCAGAAGGTCCCCCGGAAGCAGCGGGGCGATGGCAGAAACCCAGCTTCCTCTGGTCCCCCCTCGGATCTTCAGCCCAAAGGCTGCGCTTCCCCAAGACCGTCCCTGCTACAAGCAGAGGAGGTGGCAGGGACGGAGGAGCCCCTGGCCAGACTGGAGACCCCTCTGCCTCCCACTCCGGAGGAGGAGGCAGCCTTGCCCATCCTGGAGCCCGTCCGGGAGCAGGAGCCGCCCCTTcccccagctcagccctgcatcTTGTTTGCCGATGCCCCTGGCCCTGAGCAGGCCACCCCCTCCCAGGAGGATGCCCCAGACCTGGCAAAAGCAGAGACTAGGCTGACTAGGCCTGAGGGAGGGGACCTGGAGGTGAGGGGGTCCTCACCCGAAATGAGGGCCCCTGAAAATGATGCCGGCTGGCTGGACAAGCTCCTGGCCTCCCCACCTCCCAGTGCCAACGGTGCCCGGAAAACAACACTACCTGAGCAGAGTGAGACTCAGCTGCCCAGTGCCAGCCCTGAG GGGCTCCTGGGATGGgctcagaaagacctgaaaagtGAATTTGGTATTGGTGTAGACTCACACCCTAGCACCTTCAGCCCCTCTTCCACCTGGGCCAGAGAAGGCACCGGGGGCTATGGCCTTGGGGGCTCAGCTTCCAGTGAAAGGGATTGGGCCATTGATGATGGCTGCATAGGGGCGACGCAGAGCCATCGGGAGTGGAGCAGTACCTATGGCATAGGCCAGCCAGGGGTGCAGGAAGACTTCGATACCAGCGGTGGAAACCGAAGCGGGGAGTGTGTCCTAGGAGGGGATGTGATGACTAAGGAATATGGGAAGGCAGATCAGCTTGGAACTTACAGTAGTCAAGCTGCTGACCTGCAAGACCGGGAATTTGGGAAGAGAGACTCGCTTGGGATTTACACTAACCAGGCTGCTGACTTACAGGACCGGGAATTTGGGAAGAGAGACTCGCTTGGGATTTACACTAACCAGGCTGCTGACTTACAGGACCGGGAATTTGGGAAGAGAGACTCGCTTGGGACTTATAGTAGTCAAGCTGCTGACTTACAGGACCGGGAATTTGGGAAGAGAGATTCGCTTGGGAGCTATAGTAACCAGGCTGCTGAATTACAAGACCGGGAATTTGGGAAGAGAGACTCGCTTGGAACTTATAGTAGCCAGGCTGCTGAATTACAAGACCGGGAATTTGGGAAGAGAGATTCGCTTGGGACTTATAGTAACCAGGCTGTTGAATTACAAGACCGGGAATTTGGGAAGAGAGACTCGCTTGGAACTTATAGTAGCCAGGCTGCTGAATTACAAGACCGGGAGTTTGGGAAGAGAGACTCGCTTGGGATTTACACTAACCAAGATGCTGAATTACAAGACCGGGAATTTGGGAAGAGAGATTCGCTTGGGACTTATAGTAACCAGGCTGTTGAATTACAAGACCGGGAGTTTGGGAAGAGAGACTCGCTTGGGATTTACACTAACCAAGATGCTGAATTACAAGACCGGGAATTTGGGAAGAGAGACTCGCTTGGAACTTATAGTAACCAGGCTGTTGAATTACAAGACCGGGAATTTGGGAAGAGAGACTCGCTTGGGACTTATAGTAGCCAGGCTGCTGAATTACAAGACTGGGAGTTTGGGAAGAGAGACTCGCTTGGGACTTACAATAGCCAGGCTGTTGAATTACAGGACCGAGAATTTGGGAAGAGAGACCCAGTTGGGGCTTACAGCAGCCAGGCTGTCGAATTACAAGATCAGGAATTTGGGAAGAGAGACTCACTTGGGACTTATAGTATCCAGGATGCTGATCTCCACGCTCGGGAGTTTGAGAAGAGCAACTGGATGAGTGAATATGGCGGCGGCAGCAAGAGAGCCGCAGATTGTTTGGAAAGAGCCTTTGGAGAGACAGAGCTGAGTGGGGTGTTCAGTATGGGACATTCGCAGCAGCAGGATAAAGAGTTTGGGAAGAAAGATCAAAATGCCAGTTCTAGCTCTGGAGAGATGTTGGAGAAAGAGCCAGAGGGCTCATGTGGCCCTAATACTTCCAATTTACAGGACCAAGAACTTGGGGAAGGAGACTTGAGCAGTTGGCCCAAGATCAATGACTCTCATCATCAGGGAGAGCTGGGGAAGAAGGATCAAGCTGGGACTTACAGGAGCAATGATGTCACGCGCCAGTCTAGGGAATTTGGAGAAAAAGACTGGCCCAGTCAATTTGGCCAACAAGACATGAGTCGTTCAGAGAGGGAATTCGGTCTGGGGAGACGAGATTGGACCAGTGACTTCCGAATCGAAGGCACAGACAAGAGTGACCAGTTCGGTATCATCGGTACCGACCGAGGCAACTGCTCAGGCCTGGGCATTCTCAGTGACTCGGAGAAGATGGGAGGCGCCAACTTTGTGTCTTCTGGGAAGATGAGGATGGGGCAGACCCAATGGACTGATGATTTGGGCCTCCGGAACTTGGATGTGTCTGGTTGTATGGAATCAGAAGGGTCGAGGGAGGCCCGAGAGCACGGAGTTGGCCAGACCGACTGGTCCTCTGACCTGGGCTTGAGAAACATGAACGTGCCCAGTGGCTTAGGGAATGGAGGCCCAGGGGAATCCCGGGAGCTTGGAGTAGGACAGAAAGACTGGACCCCAGATCTTGGACTGAGGAATATAGATGTCTCAGGGGTCCTGCAGTCGGCAGGGCCCAGCGAGGCCAGAGAGTGTGGGGTAGGACAGATGGACTGGGTTCACGGCCTCGGGCTGAGGACTGTGGAGGCAGCCGATGACGCGAAACCCGGAGAGCCTCTGGTGTCGCGGGAGCATGGAGTGGGGCAGGCGGACTGGACGGCCGACCTCGAGCTGAGAAGCTCAGACCTGGGGCCTGGGGGCAGCCTCAGAGAGCGCGGGGTAGGACAGATGGACTGGGCCCACGATCTGGGCTTGAGGAACATGGATCTCTCCGATCCGCTGCAGTCTGGAGCTTCCGCTGAGGCACGAGAATGCGGAGTCGGACAGATGGACTGGCAGAACGATTTGGGGCTCCGGAACGCTGACCTTTCCGGGGGCTTGCGAGAGCATGGGGTTGGCCAGGTGGACTGGTCTCAGGAGGCGGACCTTGCAGGCCCCACTTTATCCAGTGGCCTGGAGGCCGGAGAGCCTTCGGAAGCCCGGGAGCTGGGAGTCGGAGAGGTGAGCCAGCCCGGCGTTTCGGACTATGGCGGCGACTGCTCACGGCCTTCGCAGAGTGGCGCGTCTGACGTCGGGATGGACTCGAGAGAAACCACGATCTCAGGAACCAG CTCCAGCGGGTGCCTGGCCCGGTCTCCGCCATCTGGCTCTCAGGGCCTCCTGCAAGACATGCTGGCCACCAGCAACTCGAGAGCATCTGCCGGCCGGGAGAAGGCGGCCTCGGGGCCCAGGGGCCAGCCCGAAGAGGATGAGGAGCAAACGGTGGCAGATGACGATGAAGAGGAGGAGCCGGAGCTCAGGAGGGACCCTCTGCCTTCCTGCCGGCCCCAGCCTGATGGCGAGGCCAGCCGGACAGAGGAGGTGGATGGCGGCTGGGGCTCCCGGGGGGATGGCCCCGCTGCGCCCAGCCTGCTCCCAGGGCCTCCTTCCAACTTGTCCAGCCAGGACTTTTCCTTTATAGAG GACACAGAAGTTCTAGACAGTGCCATGTATCGGAGCCGTGCCAATCTGGGCCGCAAGCGTGGACACCGAGCCCCAGCCATCCGCCCTGGGGGAACCCTGGGGCTTTCGGAGGCCGATACCGACTCCTGGATCTTCCAGGATTCCACAG AGCCACGGGCATCTCGGGTGCCGTCTTCAGACGACGAGGTGGTGGAGGAGCCTCAGAGCCGCCGCACACGGATGTCCCTGGGCACCAAGGGCCTGAAAGTCAACCTCTTCCCTGGCCTGAGCCCCTCCGCTCTCAAG GCTAAGCTGCGTCCCCGAAACCGTTCAGCCGAGGAGGGGGAGCAGGTGGAGAGCAAGTCAGCCCAGAAGGAGTCTGCCGTCCAGCGCTCCAAGTCCTGCAAGGTCCCCGGCCTCGGGAAGCCCCTCGCGTTACCTCCCAAGCCAGAGAAATCCTCAGG GTCCGAAGGGTCATCCCCCAACTGGCTACAGGCATTGAAGCTGAAAAAGAAGCGGGTCTGA